The following DNA comes from Castanea sativa cultivar Marrone di Chiusa Pesio chromosome 10, ASM4071231v1.
ACCAGAAAAGATATTtaacccatttttttttcttcgatgAATACTAGAATGTAACTGAATCATTGGGAATTccttatttttctcaaaaaagaatcAAAGTGATCAAAAGGGTGTGGTCTAGACTAGTGCCAGTGCTAGTAATATGGATGACTTTCCAAAGGTTTTGTGTGGGTGGAGCTGGGAGGAGAACAAGTTGTTTGAACTGGCTTTAGCAGTGGTAGATGAAGAGGACCCAGATCGGTGGGAAATGGTTGCAGCCATGGTTGGTGGCAAGAAGAGTGCAGAGGATGTGCAGAAACATTATGTGATCCTTTTGGAGGATTTGCAGGTTATAGAATCTGGAAAGCTGGATCATAAACTAGGTGAAGCTCAGCCTTGTGGTCAAGTTGATTGCACACAACCCAGATGCTGGACTGATGAAGATAACAGGTATGCAGTTCTCTCCTATTGCATCGCAAAAGCTTTAATCTTTCTCCCTTTGTTggtttattttagatttgtttttgcaTGTTCAAGTTTTCTGTGTGTTTTTCATACATTCCTGAATCATTTTGTCTTTATCACTGTTCCAATCTCATCTATATTCAACAGAAAAGAGATACCGGGTTTATTTTGGTTTCGAAGGGATTCATTCCcttcttgttcttttctttggtCAGTGATCTCCCGCCATATCAGCATATGCACAATGGAGTCAAATTGCAGTTTTAAATATGCATTCTTCTCAAAGAAGGGGAAGATAATCCTTAATAAAACCTACATACGgaattatatactatatactaAAGATCATTGATTTTAAAAGCTGTGTGCTCAGAATCTCTTAATTTATTAAGCTCTTTTAGGGTCTTAACATTCCCAGTTCGAGGAAACGAAGGCAAAGTAAAATTAGTTGTGTTCATTTCTGTAGGTCCTGCTTGATCCGGTGCCAAAAATTAGATGAAATTGTAGCCTCGTACTCCTTTGGGTCTTTTAAGTTTTCTGAATGCCTCTACTTTCATGCCATTTGGTCCTCGTCTCATCCTCATGGCTTTCCACTCAGCAGTAAATACTAAATGGAAACAAACTCTTGCATTAGAATAAACCGCACATTTGCATCACAGATTAATTTTGTTTCGTGTTTATATGATTATCTCATCATATAATGCATTACATTAAGGAAAGTAAAATGCTATAAAGGGATCATTTTACACACAAAACAGATAAGAGGGCATAGCTATGTTCACTA
Coding sequences within:
- the LOC142611800 gene encoding protein RADIALIS-like 3 isoform X2 is translated as MDDFPKVLCGWSWEENKLFELALAVVDEEDPDRWEMVAAMVGGKKSAEDVQKHYVILLEDLQVIESGKLDHKLGEAQPCGQVDCTQPRCWTDEDNSLLVQWNIN
- the LOC142611800 gene encoding uncharacterized protein LOC142611800 isoform X1, which codes for MDDFPKVLCGWSWEENKLFELALAVVDEEDPDRWEMVAAMVGGKKSAEDVQKHYVILLEDLQVIESGKLDHKLGEAQPCGQVDCTQPRCWTDEDNRLAILEFYDCKNEAQFKSSMSPLAELLKF